A stretch of the Mustela lutreola isolate mMusLut2 chromosome 18, mMusLut2.pri, whole genome shotgun sequence genome encodes the following:
- the HELT gene encoding hairy and enhancer of split-related protein HELT has product MPPVTVTPANGRQPDVLQKACQRYVTAPLTRLSCTVTERKPEQLALEATQQSHKQGNTLSQELERIAAPGGRRIEQARACTPPPPTYPHSLGPPAKPHWGTYSLAWAGWGAQLLEQTRETKQFAQNEIWPVEGAFLQLAVNTSNDRFIRQSLGVGRRQSTWDTRGSTRGGKWTGDSRHRLSRGRVLTRMSDKLKERKRTPVSHKVIEKRRRDRINRCLNELGKTVPMALAKQSSGKLEKAEILEMTVQYLRALHSADFPRGREKELLTEFANYFHYGYHECMKNLVHYLTTVERMETKDTKYARILAFLQSKARLGAEPAFQPLGSLPEPDFSYQLHPAGPELAGHSPGEASVFPQGAAPGPFPWPHSTARSPALPYLPSAPVPLPSPAQQHSPFLAPVQGLDRHYLNLIGHAHPNALNLHPSQHPPVL; this is encoded by the exons ATGCCTCCAGTAACAGTCACGCCAGCCAACGGCAGGCAGCCGGATGTCCTACAGAAAGCTTGCCAGCGTTACGTCACAGCGCCCTTGACTAGACTCTCCTGCACAGTAACAGAGAGGAAGCCGGAGCAGCTGGCCCTGGAGGCCACACAGCAAagccacaagcaggggaacaCTTTGAGCCAGGAGCTTG AAAGGATTGCCGCCCCGGGGGGACGACGCATTGAGCAAGCACGTGCCTgcaccccacctccacccacctACCCACATTCACTTGGACCCCCTGCCAAGCCACACTGGGGTACTTACAGCCTTGCTTGGGCAGGCTGGGGAGCCCAGCTCCTAGAGCAAACACGGGAAACTAAACAGTTTGCACAGAATGAAATTTGGCCCGTGGAAGGTGCCTTCCTGCAGCTGGCGGTTAACACCAGCA ATGACCGCTTTATAAGGCAGTCCCTCGGAGTTGGGAGGCGGCAGTCTACCTGGGACACTCGAGGAAGCACACGAGGCGGAAAGTGGACGGGTGACTCGCGCCACCGCCTCTCCCGAGGGCGCGTACTGACCAGGATGTCAGACAAGCTCAAGGAACGCAAA AGAACCCCCGTTTCCCACAAAGTGATAGAAAAGCGGAGGAGGGACCGGATTAACCGCTGCTTGAACGAGCTGGGCAAGACTGTGCCCATGGCCCTGGCGAAGCAG AGTTCCGGGAAGCTGGAGAAGGCGGAGATCCTGGAGATGACCGTTCAGTACCTGAGAGCCCTGCACTCGGCTGATTTTCCTCGGGGAAGGGAAAAAG AACTGCTAACGGAGTTCGCCAACTACTTCCACTACGGCTACCACGAGTGCATGAAGAACCTGGTGCATTACCTCACCACCGTGGAGCGGATGGAGACCAAGGACACCAAGTACGCGCGCATCCTCGCCTTCTTGCAGTCCAAAGCCCGCTTGGGCGCCGAGCCCGCCTTCCAGCCGCTAGGTTCGCTCCCGGAGCCGGATTTCTCCTATCAGCTACACCCAGCCGGGCCCGAACTCGCGGGCCACAGCCCCGGGGAGGCTTCCGTGTTCCCGCAGGGTGCTGCCCCCGGGCCCTTCCCTTGGCCGCACAGCACCGCCCGCAGCCCGGCACTGCCCTACCTGCCCAGCGCGCCCGTCCCGCTCCCGAGCCCTGCGCAACAGCACAGCCCCTTCCTAGCGCCAGTGCAGGGGCTGGACCGGCACTACCTCAACCTGATCGGCCACGCCCACCCCAACGCCCTCAACCTGCACCCCTCCCAGCACCCCCCGGTGCTCTGA